GCCCGAAGGTCGCATTCGGGGACGATCACCGCCCTGCAGGACCCCCAAATGCGACCCAAACCACGATTCTGATCCAGCAGTGGATCAAGAAGCGCCCGAAGGTCGCATTCGGGGACGACTGCCGTCCTGCGGGATCCCCAAATGCAACCCAAACCACGATCCTGATCCACCAGCGGATCACGAAGCGCTCCAAGGTCGCATTCGGCGGCGAAACCGGGGAGCCCGTGCACCCGAATGCAACCCAAACCATGATCCTGATCCACCAGCGGATCACGAAGCGCCCGAAGGTCGCGCTGAGGACCGTCAATCGGCGGCGAGGCGTCTCCGCCAGCCCTCGATCAGGGGTGCAGGCGGGATTCGACCAGGTCGGTCAGCGCGTCCAGCCAGGCCGGATGATCGTTGAGGCACTGGTGGCGGACGAACACGCCGTCCGGTTGGGCCGCCAAATAGGTGCCCTTGTTGAGGAGGTCGATTTCCTCCAGCGTCTCCAGGCAGTCCGCCACGAAGCCGGGGCAGGCGACGTCGATCCGCTTGACGCCCTGCGAACCCAAATGCGCCACCGTGTCGATGGTCGCGGGGGTGAGCCACGGCATAGGGCCGAATTTCGACTGGAAGGTGACCAGGCATTGCTCTTCGGTGAGGTCCAGGCGCGCGCGGAGCGCCGCCGCCGTCTCCTCGCATTGGCTCCGGTAGGGATCCCCTGCGCGGTCAAGCGAGACCGGGATGCCGTGGAACGACAGCAGCATCTTGTCGCCCCGTTCGAAGTCCGGCCGGCCGTGGCGCTCCCAGGCCTCCTCCGCCCGCAGGGCCAAGGCTTCGATGTAGCCGGGCAGGGTTGGGTAGGAATGCACCAGGGAGTACTCGAATTGGTGGACCGAGCGCAGTGCGTAACGCGCTACCTCGTCCATGATCGAGGCGACCGTGGGAACCGAGTACTGCGGGTACAGCGGCACAACCAACACCCGCCGCACGCCTTCTCCCCGCAGCGTTTCCAACAGCGTGCGCACCGCCGGGTTGCCGTAGCGCATGGTCGGCTCGACCCGGACCGGCTTGCCGACCCGCTCCGCCAGGCGTGCCGCCACCCCTTTGGCCTGCGCGTCCGTGTAGACCGCAAGCGGCGAGCCTTCTTCCAGCCAGATCGAGCGATACTTCTCCGCAGACCGCCTGGCGCGGAACGGCAGCACAAAGCCCTCCAGAATCCCCCGCCAGACAACCGCGTGCATGTTCACGACCCGCTTGTCGGACAGGAATTGCCGCAGGTAGCGCCTGACGTCGCGCGGCGTCGGAGTGTCCGGCGTGCCCAGGTTGACCAGCAGCACAGCAGTGTTCGCGCCCGGCAAGATCATGCTCGCTCCTTTTCAAGTTCGGTCGCGCGTTGTCGCCCGGCCCGAGTTCACCCTAGCGCCGACCAGGCCAGGAACGGGAGCCGTCCCCGTTTCCAGTACGATGCCGTCCGGTCAAGCCCCCCAACCCAGAGCGGGTTCGCGCCGACGCCCCCACGAAATGCGGGCGGCACCCCCGTCTCGGGGTGCCAGGCACCTTGGCAGGAGGCCCCGCCGACGCCCCGGTCGCCCCGGTTCAGCCGCGGCCGGGCAGAGACACGCCCTTGGGCCCCGCCGACGCGCCGGTAACGCCGGGTCCGCAGCAGTCGGGTAGTCAGGCGCTTTCGGAGAGGTCCCCTGCCGGCGCGGCCGGGCCGGGAAGTCAGGCGTTTTCGGCCAGATCGCGCCAAGGGCGCGCCCTGAGGCAGGCCCCGATCAGGGCACCCGCGCCCAATTCGAGCCAGAGCCAGCCCGCCAGGGGCCAGAACAGAATCCCGACCTCCGCCAGGCGGCCCGGGTCGGGAAGTCAGGCGTTTTCGGCGCGATTCCGCCAAGGGCGCGCCCTAAGGCAGGCCCCGATCAGGGCGCCCGAGCCCAATTCGAGCCAAAGCCAGCCCGCCAGGGGCCAGAACGGAGTCCCGACCTGGGCCAGGCGGCCGGGGCCGGCGGCCCCGCCCGCCAGCGCCACCAGGCTCGCCAGCAATGCGGCCGCCAGCAAAGACGCCAGCGCCGCCCCGATCGCCACCCTCCACCAAACCAGGTCGAGCCGACTGGCCAGCCGCCAACCCGCCACCAAGCCGGCCACCACCGGCACGGCCACCACTCCAACCGCGAACCAAGGCGGATTCGTAGCGGGCAGTAGGCCAAACAGCGGCAGCGCGGGCTCAACGCCGCCCACTGTCGCAAAGGCGGAGAACTCCGTTCCCTCACCGACCGCGAACCCAGGCCCGGCCAGATACGCGCCCGCCCAAAGCAAAAGGTTCGGCAGCAACGCCAAACAGAGCAGGCCCAATGCGATCCCGCCCACCACGCCGGGGCTCAGCGACTCGAACAATTCCGCGAACCGACGCCATCCGCCCACGCCCAAGGCCACCACCAGCCCCAATGCGCCCGCCAAGATCAAGCCGACCCCAGTCGCGGCCGCCCGGAAGGCGGCAATCACCTCCGGCGGAAGGTGTTCGTCCAGCCAGGTCCCCCACCAGCCCAGCAACTGCCCGTTGCCCGGTCGGTTGGCCCAAGCCAACCCGGCGCCCGCCGCGCCCGCGCCCCCGATCAGCGCCAGCCAGCCGGCTGACCGGGCCTCGTCCGCCAGCACATAGGCGATGAACGCGTCCACCGCCAGGAAACCGAGCACTCCGCCGCCTATCAGCGGCCACCCGCGCGCGGAGGTCACCCGCGAGAGCGCGGCCGCCGCCAGCGCCGAGACAAGCGGCAATCCAAGCGGGCTGATGGCGACCACGGCGCGAACGGCGCCGTGACCAATGATGGTCCACCCGAAGTGTCCCAGCACCCACAGGTCGGAGCCGAACCGGGCCGCGTCCGCCCAGGAGACGCCCGCGTTGAACGATTGCCCGGACGTGGCCGTGAACGCCGCCACCACAGGCGTGACCACTAAAACCCAGCTGAGCAGCGCCGCTTGTACCCCGACCAGGAGTCCGGCAACCGTGGGCGCCATTGT
The DNA window shown above is from Bifidobacteriaceae bacterium and carries:
- the hemH gene encoding ferrochelatase, yielding MILPGANTAVLLVNLGTPDTPTPRDVRRYLRQFLSDKRVVNMHAVVWRGILEGFVLPFRARRSAEKYRSIWLEEGSPLAVYTDAQAKGVAARLAERVGKPVRVEPTMRYGNPAVRTLLETLRGEGVRRVLVVPLYPQYSVPTVASIMDEVARYALRSVHQFEYSLVHSYPTLPGYIEALALRAEEAWERHGRPDFERGDKMLLSFHGIPVSLDRAGDPYRSQCEETAAALRARLDLTEEQCLVTFQSKFGPMPWLTPATIDTVAHLGSQGVKRIDVACPGFVADCLETLEEIDLLNKGTYLAAQPDGVFVRHQCLNDHPAWLDALTDLVESRLHP
- a CDS encoding DUF6350 family protein, with protein sequence MSQSTPVSPATRPAPRTMAPTVAGLLVGVQAALLSWVLVVTPVVAAFTATSGQSFNAGVSWADAARFGSDLWVLGHFGWTIIGHGAVRAVVAISPLGLPLVSALAAAALSRVTSARGWPLIGGGVLGFLAVDAFIAYVLADEARSAGWLALIGGAGAAGAGLAWANRPGNGQLLGWWGTWLDEHLPPEVIAAFRAAATGVGLILAGALGLVVALGVGGWRRFAELFESLSPGVVGGIALGLLCLALLPNLLLWAGAYLAGPGFAVGEGTEFSAFATVGGVEPALPLFGLLPATNPPWFAVGVVAVPVVAGLVAGWRLASRLDLVWWRVAIGAALASLLAAALLASLVALAGGAAGPGRLAQVGTPFWPLAGWLWLELGSGALIGACLRARPWRNRAENA